From one Streptomyces chromofuscus genomic stretch:
- a CDS encoding M13-type metalloendopeptidase: protein MTTSAVHTAIDAGLDTELDQSVRPQDDFYRYTAGRWTDGFVLPGHRAEATMLSLLAEQVQDEVAAMISSPGQDADGCRIADLYTSFMDERRIEELGASALTGDLEQIRRAPDRQALARVLGRLQAQGITGAVDLRVAADTRGYLLELSPSGLGLPSALLYREARSERLRERYFVHVATMLSLAGLPDAETAASRVLRAETALSGGHAPPDSTSRAAARTCPATAAELAGRNHGFAWSAWLEELGQVPGAARVRLRPNGFLPALEHWWATTSLDSLRLWLAWRYVHEMAPFGSRRVFTEHFNFYWRDLTGARWPWPRRLRATAFVQTAAGDLVGERYLRAHLDPHTRARAADLVTRMAGTYRDSLKQAGWMRPDTRRAAVALLDSMRFEIGGPSGATDPVPLVTDPGDLIGNVKRGRARQLARQLSRLVGPLDHSEWRVLPQAVTAYYRHGLNQVVVPAGLLRPPVFTAGGDPARDHAVLGSIVCHEMSHALVRAWRTGADHAEFDRRTAPLVVQYDRYAPEGSHGRRVSGARTLDENIADITGLAVAQAAFADHLTACGTTGAERQHQMRRFFLLWATMWRGKRTPERTRERLENDPHAPPQFRCNGVLGHIPAFYEAFGVREGDGMHIRQADRFSLIAVEGN from the coding sequence ATGACCACCTCCGCCGTGCACACAGCCATCGACGCCGGACTCGACACCGAACTCGACCAGTCCGTGCGGCCGCAGGACGACTTCTACCGGTACACGGCAGGACGCTGGACGGACGGGTTCGTACTGCCCGGGCACCGGGCCGAGGCGACCATGCTGTCGCTGCTGGCCGAACAGGTGCAGGACGAGGTCGCCGCCATGATCTCCAGCCCCGGCCAGGACGCCGACGGCTGCCGCATCGCCGACCTGTACACGAGCTTCATGGACGAGCGGCGGATCGAAGAGCTGGGCGCATCGGCCCTGACCGGGGACCTGGAGCAGATCCGTCGCGCCCCCGACCGGCAGGCGCTCGCCCGGGTGCTGGGCCGGCTGCAGGCACAGGGCATCACCGGCGCCGTCGATCTGCGCGTCGCCGCCGACACGCGGGGATACCTGCTGGAACTTTCTCCATCCGGCCTCGGCCTGCCTTCCGCCTTGCTGTACCGCGAGGCGCGCAGCGAGCGCCTGCGCGAGCGGTACTTCGTCCATGTGGCGACGATGCTCTCCCTCGCCGGGCTGCCCGATGCCGAAACGGCCGCGTCCCGCGTCCTGCGGGCCGAGACGGCGCTGTCCGGCGGGCACGCACCGCCGGACAGCACCTCTCGCGCCGCGGCGCGGACATGCCCGGCCACCGCCGCCGAACTGGCCGGGCGAAACCACGGATTTGCCTGGTCCGCCTGGCTGGAGGAACTCGGCCAGGTGCCGGGCGCGGCCCGGGTGCGGCTGCGCCCGAACGGCTTCCTGCCTGCCCTGGAGCACTGGTGGGCCACCACCTCGCTCGACTCCCTGCGGCTCTGGCTCGCCTGGCGGTACGTCCACGAGATGGCCCCGTTCGGTTCGCGCAGGGTCTTCACCGAGCACTTCAACTTCTACTGGCGGGACCTGACCGGTGCCCGCTGGCCCTGGCCACGCCGGCTGCGGGCCACCGCGTTCGTCCAGACCGCGGCGGGCGACCTGGTGGGCGAGCGGTACCTGCGCGCCCACCTGGACCCACACACCCGCGCCCGTGCCGCGGACCTGGTGACCCGCATGGCCGGTACCTACCGCGACAGTCTGAAGCAGGCCGGGTGGATGCGGCCCGACACCCGCCGGGCGGCTGTGGCCCTGCTGGACTCCATGCGGTTCGAGATCGGCGGTCCGAGCGGTGCGACCGACCCCGTGCCGCTGGTCACCGACCCGGGCGACCTCATCGGCAACGTCAAGCGAGGCCGGGCGCGGCAACTGGCCCGTCAGCTCAGCCGGCTGGTGGGCCCGCTGGACCACTCGGAGTGGCGGGTGCTGCCGCAGGCGGTCACGGCGTACTACCGACACGGGCTGAACCAGGTGGTGGTCCCGGCCGGGCTGCTGCGACCGCCGGTGTTCACCGCGGGCGGTGATCCAGCCCGTGACCACGCGGTGCTCGGCTCGATCGTCTGCCACGAGATGTCGCACGCCCTCGTGCGCGCCTGGAGGACGGGCGCGGACCACGCCGAGTTCGACCGCAGGACCGCACCGCTGGTGGTCCAGTACGACCGCTACGCACCCGAGGGATCACACGGGCGGCGGGTGAGCGGGGCGCGCACGCTGGACGAGAACATCGCCGACATCACCGGGCTGGCCGTCGCGCAGGCCGCGTTCGCCGACCACCTCACGGCCTGCGGCACCACCGGTGCCGAGCGACAGCACCAGATGCGCCGGTTCTTCCTCCTGTGGGCGACGATGTGGCGGGGCAAGCGCACCCCGGAGCGGACACGCGAACGCCTGGAGAACGACCCCCACGCTCCGCCCCAGTTCCGCTGCAACGGCGTCCTCGGTCACATCCCCGCCTTCTACGAGGCCTTCGGGGTGCGCGAGGGCGACGGCATGCACATCCGGCAGGCAGACCGGTTCTCGCTGATAGCCGTGGAGGGGAACTGA
- a CDS encoding cupin domain-containing protein: protein MKDWTLEELVGDTTSFFSQHFGERPLLRRGALDASRARELLSVRRLDDLVAMEAVRPAYLRVARNGQGVSSKAYTRVVSEPGTALTETVVPEQVYELFRSGGTVTWNYLHHFLPSARHLVEAFTRAFAAPVDTVAFLTPAGRDGYAAHHDPVDVFVVQTEGTKDWRIWQPPAGRRSDSITYSAEQLGEPTLQTTLHPGDVLYLPYGTPHAAAAGEQVSLHVSVTVALRGWRDLLRETVDTLVADEAFDGFPHLGGDNPEQAAAALTEMIALLRDRLAALAPAAETVRLADAGRNHGGAGRTREFQRLAELAQLTPEAPLRRSSVPVEIGPSDGGRTRLSVNGHTLAVPDGIARTLRRLETGGSVAAGELLKDAAVTRSVRAAESLTRLGVLEPAAAPAKSTAR from the coding sequence GTGAAGGACTGGACCCTCGAAGAGCTGGTGGGCGACACCACAAGCTTCTTCTCCCAGCACTTCGGCGAGCGGCCGCTGCTGCGCCGCGGAGCGCTCGACGCCTCCCGCGCACGGGAACTGCTGTCGGTACGCCGGCTCGATGATCTCGTCGCCATGGAAGCCGTCCGGCCCGCCTACCTGCGGGTGGCCAGAAACGGCCAGGGCGTGTCCAGCAAGGCCTACACCCGTGTCGTGAGCGAACCAGGAACCGCGCTCACCGAGACGGTGGTGCCCGAACAGGTCTACGAGCTGTTCCGCTCCGGCGGCACGGTGACCTGGAACTACCTGCACCACTTCCTGCCGTCCGCTCGCCACCTGGTGGAGGCCTTCACCCGCGCCTTCGCCGCCCCCGTGGACACGGTGGCCTTCCTGACCCCGGCCGGCCGTGACGGGTACGCTGCGCACCACGACCCGGTGGACGTGTTCGTTGTCCAGACCGAGGGCACCAAGGACTGGCGGATCTGGCAGCCGCCGGCCGGGCGTCGCAGCGACAGCATCACCTACAGCGCCGAACAGCTCGGCGAGCCCACGCTCCAGACCACCTTGCACCCCGGCGACGTGCTGTACCTGCCGTACGGCACCCCGCACGCCGCCGCCGCGGGTGAGCAGGTCTCCCTGCACGTGTCGGTCACCGTCGCGCTCCGCGGCTGGCGCGACCTGCTGCGCGAGACGGTGGACACGCTGGTGGCCGACGAGGCCTTCGACGGATTCCCTCATCTGGGCGGCGACAACCCGGAACAGGCCGCAGCCGCGCTCACCGAGATGATCGCTCTGCTGCGCGATCGACTGGCAGCGCTCGCCCCCGCCGCGGAGACGGTACGGCTGGCCGATGCCGGCCGAAACCATGGTGGCGCCGGACGGACCCGCGAGTTCCAACGACTGGCCGAGCTCGCCCAACTCACCCCCGAGGCCCCGCTGCGGCGCAGCTCTGTCCCCGTCGAGATCGGCCCGAGCGATGGCGGCCGGACCCGTCTGTCGGTCAACGGCCACACGCTGGCCGTACCGGACGGGATAGCCCGTACCCTGCGCCGACTGGAGACGGGCGGCTCAGTTGCAGCAGGCGAACTGCTCAAGGACGCCGCCGTAACACGCTCGGTCCGCGCGGCCGAGTCCCTGACCCGCCTCGGCGTCCTGGAACCGGCCGCCGCCCCCGCGAAGAGCACGGCCCGATGA
- a CDS encoding Zn-dependent hydrolase — MSDQVLERDGQLTLDIDPDRLLQRIAELARIGADGTTGGITREGFGVADRQARAYLMQQSRAAGLVASVDAAGNIVIRSGAAGEGGDQVLMMGSHLDTVVNGGRLDGAYGVLAALEVLQTFTESGLKPVHEPVAVAFANEEGALFPQPFWGSMAIAGRLASLPQDPCDHHGRPLREALRLAGGDLNALGSAGWPAGSIAAYLELHVEQGPVLERSGNRIGVVEAITGRTVLTVEVRGTAGHSGTSPMKGRQDAMTAAARIVLAAEHLARERRLCRVMTVGRVDPYPNTPNTIAGTVRLTVDLRDTAVWKMADAEEALRRMLRAIEVSTGAEIEVVAETRSDPVSTSPTLCAAIEASADGLGLPHERLPSGAGHDAQVVADIAPIGMIFVPSLGGISHVPQEDTAPDDLVAGARVLLRTALQVACTDRKPLTGHGQPVD; from the coding sequence ATGAGCGACCAGGTCCTGGAGCGCGACGGGCAGCTCACGCTGGACATCGACCCGGACCGGTTGCTGCAGCGCATCGCCGAGCTGGCACGGATCGGCGCGGACGGGACAACGGGCGGGATCACCCGAGAGGGATTCGGTGTCGCCGACCGCCAGGCGCGGGCGTACCTGATGCAGCAGTCCCGGGCAGCGGGGCTCGTCGCGTCGGTGGACGCAGCCGGGAACATCGTGATCCGCTCTGGTGCCGCCGGTGAGGGCGGCGACCAAGTGCTGATGATGGGCTCGCACCTGGATACCGTCGTCAACGGCGGCCGACTGGACGGCGCGTACGGGGTGCTGGCCGCCCTGGAGGTGCTGCAGACGTTCACCGAGTCCGGACTGAAACCGGTGCACGAGCCGGTCGCGGTGGCCTTCGCCAATGAGGAGGGGGCACTGTTCCCACAGCCATTCTGGGGTTCGATGGCGATCGCCGGCAGGCTGGCCTCGCTGCCGCAGGATCCGTGCGACCACCACGGACGGCCGTTGCGTGAGGCACTGCGGCTGGCGGGCGGCGACCTGAACGCGCTGGGCAGCGCCGGCTGGCCGGCCGGCTCGATCGCCGCGTACCTCGAACTCCACGTGGAGCAGGGGCCGGTGCTGGAGCGCAGCGGCAACCGGATCGGCGTGGTGGAGGCGATCACCGGCCGTACCGTGCTGACCGTGGAGGTGCGCGGCACTGCCGGGCACTCGGGAACCAGCCCGATGAAAGGCCGGCAGGACGCGATGACGGCAGCGGCGCGGATAGTCCTGGCGGCCGAGCACCTGGCACGGGAGCGCCGGCTGTGCCGCGTGATGACGGTCGGCAGAGTTGACCCGTACCCCAACACCCCGAACACCATCGCGGGCACTGTGCGCCTGACGGTGGACCTGCGGGACACGGCCGTGTGGAAAATGGCAGACGCCGAGGAGGCGCTGCGCCGCATGCTGCGGGCGATCGAGGTCTCCACCGGCGCCGAGATCGAGGTGGTCGCCGAGACCCGGTCGGACCCGGTGTCCACCAGCCCGACGTTGTGCGCGGCGATCGAGGCAAGCGCGGACGGGCTGGGCCTGCCGCACGAGAGGCTGCCCAGTGGAGCGGGCCATGACGCTCAGGTCGTCGCAGACATCGCACCGATCGGAATGATCTTCGTTCCGAGTCTGGGCGGGATCAGCCATGTGCCCCAGGAGGACACCGCGCCGGACGACCTGGTCGCCGGAGCACGGGTCCTGCTGCGCACTGCACTGCAGGTGGCCTGCACGGATCGCAAACCGCTGACCGGACACGGCCAGCCAGTCGACTGA
- a CDS encoding carbamoyltransferase C-terminal domain-containing protein, with amino-acid sequence MPHSEPRPRPHAEPDPAVEYILSTYLTPPGERAVISPRHDHNMSLWRRSPGSVELVRHWELERISGQKHHSWPLYTPERAEAFLSHLLAGEGLTLADVSVSWGTPGLPGYAPLPVPEGAEALPVHSLAHLFSGLLLDTRLFKEANIIAMAVDAAPDLVLERELPPAYYAGCVSVRGTLQFTSVESPAPLYHAADRLLGKEPGTLMALASACDTAIVFDAAAEIAQVSLPGGHVQPWAAAFGLVKRVLAEAGRQLGGSAPDARFTAEENLHSAVMKVVQECCELITVRTIEKLCALGGVRPEDCYLSISGGFALNVQANTHMLDRFGFRGLLTPPCANDSGVALGLGLLGLYGTGAFDEADLRIATAYQGNELRTADVDAALTAFAPYVEEVSAFTPEQFAEDLADDVLVWADGAAEMGPRALGHRSLLGDPRSEKTKDRLNEYKQRQWWRPVAPIVLAEYAHEWFEQDRPSPYMLEAARVRTEVREQVPAVLHLDGTARHQTLTAEDNPLLHRAIEGFWAATGVPIVCNTSLNDKAEPIVDTAAEALNFAVRKGIRIAYLTGRRVVLRTADRPDASLPTGPHPRATAFFAGQEADRDAIWRSWLQRGHTEAGMLLLTGTPQLLADPQTWTPNRVRLLAERLAAKDPAFEQNLDQFRRDHGPGTVFGDAPALRH; translated from the coding sequence GTGCCGCACTCTGAACCCCGTCCGCGTCCGCACGCGGAACCGGATCCCGCCGTCGAATACATCCTTTCCACCTACCTGACGCCGCCCGGCGAACGGGCTGTCATCTCCCCGCGCCACGACCACAACATGTCCCTGTGGCGGCGCAGCCCCGGCTCCGTGGAACTGGTACGGCACTGGGAGCTGGAGCGGATCAGCGGGCAGAAGCACCACTCGTGGCCCCTCTACACCCCTGAGCGGGCCGAGGCTTTCCTCAGCCATCTGCTGGCCGGTGAGGGGCTGACCCTCGCCGACGTCTCGGTGAGCTGGGGCACTCCGGGCCTGCCCGGGTACGCGCCGCTGCCGGTGCCCGAGGGCGCCGAGGCACTGCCGGTGCACAGCCTGGCGCACCTGTTCAGCGGACTGCTGCTGGACACCCGCTTGTTCAAGGAGGCGAACATCATCGCGATGGCGGTGGACGCCGCCCCCGACCTGGTTCTGGAGCGGGAACTGCCGCCCGCCTACTATGCCGGCTGCGTATCAGTGCGCGGCACGCTGCAGTTCACCTCGGTCGAGTCGCCCGCCCCGCTGTATCACGCGGCTGATCGGCTGCTGGGCAAGGAGCCGGGCACTTTGATGGCACTGGCCTCGGCCTGCGACACGGCGATCGTCTTCGACGCCGCGGCCGAGATCGCGCAGGTCAGCCTTCCGGGCGGCCATGTGCAGCCCTGGGCGGCGGCTTTCGGCCTGGTGAAGCGGGTGTTGGCCGAGGCGGGGCGGCAGCTCGGCGGGTCGGCCCCGGACGCCCGGTTCACCGCCGAGGAGAACCTGCACAGCGCCGTGATGAAGGTGGTGCAGGAGTGCTGCGAGCTGATCACCGTCCGCACCATCGAGAAGCTGTGCGCGCTGGGCGGGGTACGGCCCGAGGACTGCTACCTGTCCATCAGCGGCGGTTTCGCACTCAACGTGCAGGCCAACACGCACATGCTCGACCGATTCGGCTTCCGCGGCCTGCTGACCCCGCCCTGCGCCAATGACTCCGGGGTGGCGCTCGGCCTCGGCCTGCTCGGCCTGTACGGCACGGGCGCCTTCGACGAGGCGGATCTGCGTATCGCCACCGCCTACCAGGGCAACGAACTGCGCACAGCCGACGTGGACGCGGCGCTCACGGCGTTCGCCCCGTACGTCGAGGAGGTGTCCGCCTTCACGCCGGAGCAGTTCGCCGAAGACCTCGCCGACGACGTGCTGGTCTGGGCCGACGGGGCGGCCGAGATGGGGCCGCGGGCCCTGGGCCACCGCAGCCTGCTCGGCGATCCGCGTTCGGAGAAGACCAAGGACCGGCTCAACGAGTACAAGCAGCGTCAGTGGTGGCGGCCGGTCGCCCCGATCGTGCTGGCCGAGTACGCGCACGAGTGGTTCGAGCAGGACCGGCCCTCCCCTTACATGCTGGAGGCCGCCCGGGTCCGCACGGAGGTCAGGGAGCAGGTGCCGGCCGTGCTGCACCTGGATGGGACAGCCCGCCACCAGACCCTCACCGCCGAGGACAATCCGCTGCTGCACCGGGCGATCGAGGGCTTTTGGGCAGCCACCGGAGTGCCCATCGTGTGCAACACCTCCCTCAACGACAAGGCAGAGCCCATCGTGGACACCGCCGCCGAGGCGTTGAACTTCGCGGTCCGCAAGGGCATCCGGATCGCCTACTTGACCGGGCGGCGTGTGGTGCTGCGCACGGCGGACCGCCCCGACGCTTCGCTGCCCACCGGACCGCACCCCAGGGCCACGGCCTTCTTCGCCGGGCAGGAGGCCGACCGCGACGCGATCTGGCGTTCCTGGCTTCAGCGGGGCCACACCGAGGCCGGCATGCTGCTGCTGACCGGCACCCCGCAGCTCCTGGCCGACCCGCAGACCTGGACACCCAACCGGGTCCGGCTGCTGGCCGAGCGTCTGGCGGCCAAGGATCCCGCCTTCGAGCAGAACCTGGACCAGTTCCGCCGCGACCACGGCCCCGGGACGGTCTTCGGCGACGCGCCCGCCCTCCGTCACTGA
- a CDS encoding cupin domain-containing protein: MTSHTFADLVGDEKEFFAEYFNKKPLLRKGALKDPQGILSLRRLDELVQLEVIRPPYLRANLKGAGVPDQGFTQTVTVQGTDLTDAIVPEKVYELFRAGATIVWSSLNHLDSSLRSFTRVISDRFGAKTDCVAFLTPAGKQGFSPHHDPVDLFIVQTEGTKRWRLWNPAEVRKGEAASYTAEQLGEPVIDVLLEPGDVLYLPYDTPHAAAAEELASVHLSIMVRPRMWKDLLKQTFEELVREPQFNEFPFIGADREAGTEALFAQKLRAVAERLTAVAPGSELDRLAELGRRMPGNSAGHTFLSTARLDALEADAPMRRTDAVVEFGTPADGRVQLTVNGHRIAVPAPVADILAGMAAGQETAAADVFPGVAAERATRMAQGLARIGLLEAAA, translated from the coding sequence ATGACGAGCCACACATTCGCCGACCTGGTCGGCGACGAAAAAGAATTCTTCGCCGAGTACTTCAACAAGAAGCCGCTGCTGCGCAAGGGTGCACTGAAGGACCCCCAAGGGATCCTTTCGCTGCGCCGGCTGGACGAGCTCGTCCAGCTGGAGGTCATCCGCCCGCCCTATCTGCGGGCCAACCTCAAGGGCGCCGGAGTCCCCGACCAGGGATTCACCCAGACCGTCACCGTCCAGGGCACCGACCTCACCGACGCCATCGTGCCGGAGAAGGTGTATGAGTTGTTCCGGGCCGGCGCCACCATCGTGTGGAGTTCCCTCAACCACCTGGACTCCTCGCTGCGTTCCTTCACCCGGGTCATCAGCGACCGGTTCGGCGCCAAGACCGACTGCGTGGCCTTCTTGACCCCGGCGGGCAAACAGGGCTTCTCCCCGCACCACGACCCGGTGGACCTGTTCATCGTGCAGACGGAGGGCACCAAGCGGTGGCGGCTGTGGAACCCGGCCGAGGTTCGCAAGGGCGAGGCCGCCTCGTACACCGCCGAGCAGCTCGGCGAGCCGGTGATCGACGTGCTCCTGGAGCCGGGCGACGTGCTCTACCTGCCCTACGACACGCCGCACGCGGCGGCGGCCGAGGAACTGGCCTCGGTGCACCTGTCCATCATGGTCCGCCCGCGGATGTGGAAGGACCTGCTCAAGCAGACCTTCGAGGAACTGGTCCGCGAACCGCAGTTCAACGAGTTCCCCTTCATCGGCGCGGACCGGGAGGCCGGCACCGAGGCCCTGTTCGCACAGAAGCTGCGGGCGGTGGCCGAGCGACTGACCGCGGTGGCGCCGGGCTCGGAGCTTGACCGGCTGGCGGAGCTGGGCCGGCGGATGCCGGGCAACTCGGCCGGGCACACCTTCCTCAGCACCGCACGGCTGGATGCCCTGGAGGCGGACGCCCCGATGCGGCGCACCGATGCGGTGGTGGAGTTCGGCACGCCCGCCGACGGACGGGTTCAGCTCACCGTCAACGGCCACCGGATCGCCGTACCGGCACCGGTGGCCGACATCCTGGCAGGCATGGCAGCGGGCCAGGAGACGGCCGCCGCCGACGTCTTCCCGGGGGTGGCCGCCGAGCGTGCGACCCGGATGGCGCAGGGCCTGGCGCGGATCGGTCTGCTCGAGGCCGCTGCGTGA
- a CDS encoding DinB family protein, whose amino-acid sequence MTVERIPPPTIADERRMLRCHLDFHRQTLELKCAGLSDVQLRIRSVAPSTLSLLGLVRHMAEVERAWFRRVVGAEHDLPLVWSENVDFQAAYETKDAKVSEAFAAWRAEVEHARRVERAADSLELVVREHRRGVDVSLRWVMLHMIHEYARHNGHADFLRECIDGTTGV is encoded by the coding sequence ATGACCGTCGAACGGATCCCCCCGCCCACCATCGCCGACGAGCGCAGGATGCTCCGCTGCCACCTGGACTTCCACCGCCAGACGCTGGAGCTGAAATGCGCCGGCCTGAGCGACGTCCAACTGCGCATCCGGTCCGTGGCACCGTCCACCCTGTCCCTGCTGGGCCTGGTCCGGCACATGGCCGAGGTGGAACGAGCCTGGTTCCGCCGGGTCGTCGGCGCAGAGCACGACCTGCCGCTGGTGTGGTCCGAAAACGTCGACTTCCAGGCGGCGTACGAGACCAAGGACGCAAAGGTGTCCGAGGCCTTCGCTGCCTGGCGGGCCGAGGTCGAGCACGCCCGGCGTGTCGAAAGGGCCGCCGACTCCCTCGAGCTGGTGGTGCGCGAACACCGGCGCGGCGTCGACGTCTCGCTCCGCTGGGTGATGCTGCACATGATCCACGAATACGCCCGGCACAACGGGCACGCCGACTTCCTGCGCGAGTGCATCGACGGCACCACCGGCGTCTGA
- a CDS encoding S9 family peptidase: MLPTDIDLLRIMGRPTLSGDGRLAAVSVTAPDLAADANATELWVAATDGSAPARRLTKGPFDGAPAFSPDGRWLAFLRPLPGGGPAQVHLLPMDGGDPFPVTDLPLGAGRPVWSPDSSRLAYTARVPEPGRYLPGVPPGRERPRRITDLRYMADGQGFTFDRPRHVFVTDPFASLPFTRIPGAVQVTSGSFDHDEVSWSPDGTLLTFVSGRHDTHADDLRRDVWVCAPDGRGLRPLTHGGLEMSCPLFSPDGTVVVFAAETLTEDNRAVGASSYGLWSVPADGSAEPVRLTDPEPYHLSFSSLMIQPARDGVYFANDWHGEVHLILVPYDGGEAKPVITGRRQVNGFAVAESADGVTVAAVMSSADSAGDLMVLHEGVERELTSFGADLRARANLRPVQEFAAYAPDGYELQGWLVRPAGPGPHPVLLQIKGGPYTQWGYTLNGPASFEEAQVYAAAGYAVVLGNPRGTSGYGQAHGRWAADDLAFKTAPDLLALLDAALQEPDLDSRRVGVQGGSFGGYMSAWLAAHHGERFRAAMGERGCYAIDSHFGSADDGVNNSIALYGADPKRWSEISPITYVDQIEIPMMFIQSEEDRHTPMEQAQRMFVALKMRGVPVEMLLFPGEGHDMSRTGLPSHRVARYEAILGWWSRYMTEEDDRAAL, translated from the coding sequence ATGCTCCCTACGGATATCGATCTGCTGCGAATTATGGGACGGCCCACCCTGTCCGGCGATGGACGTCTGGCCGCCGTCAGTGTGACGGCACCCGACCTGGCCGCCGATGCCAACGCGACGGAGCTGTGGGTGGCCGCGACCGACGGGTCCGCACCGGCCCGCCGGCTCACCAAGGGCCCGTTCGACGGCGCCCCGGCGTTTTCTCCCGACGGGCGTTGGCTGGCCTTCCTGCGGCCGCTGCCCGGCGGCGGGCCCGCCCAGGTGCACCTGCTGCCCATGGACGGCGGTGACCCCTTCCCGGTGACGGATCTCCCGCTCGGTGCCGGCCGGCCGGTGTGGAGCCCGGACTCATCCCGGCTGGCATATACGGCACGAGTGCCCGAACCGGGCCGTTATCTGCCCGGCGTGCCTCCCGGGAGGGAGCGGCCGCGCCGGATCACCGACCTGCGCTACATGGCCGACGGCCAGGGCTTCACCTTCGACCGGCCGCGCCATGTCTTCGTCACCGACCCGTTTGCTTCGCTGCCGTTCACCCGCATCCCGGGCGCCGTCCAGGTCACCAGCGGCTCCTTCGACCACGACGAGGTGTCCTGGAGCCCGGACGGCACCCTGCTCACCTTCGTCTCCGGCCGGCACGACACGCACGCCGACGATCTGCGGCGGGATGTATGGGTCTGCGCCCCGGACGGCCGGGGTCTGCGTCCGCTCACCCATGGCGGCCTGGAGATGAGCTGTCCGCTGTTCTCTCCCGACGGAACGGTGGTGGTTTTTGCCGCGGAGACCCTCACTGAGGACAACCGGGCCGTGGGCGCCAGCAGTTACGGGCTGTGGTCGGTGCCCGCGGACGGCTCCGCAGAGCCGGTACGGCTGACCGACCCGGAGCCGTATCACCTGAGCTTTTCGTCGCTGATGATTCAGCCGGCCCGGGACGGCGTGTACTTCGCCAACGACTGGCACGGTGAGGTGCACCTGATCCTGGTGCCCTACGACGGCGGCGAGGCGAAACCGGTTATCACCGGCCGCCGCCAGGTCAATGGTTTCGCGGTGGCGGAAAGCGCCGACGGCGTGACCGTGGCCGCCGTGATGTCCAGTGCCGACAGCGCCGGCGACCTCATGGTGCTGCACGAGGGGGTAGAACGGGAGCTCACCTCCTTCGGAGCTGACCTGCGGGCCCGCGCGAACCTACGGCCGGTGCAGGAGTTCGCCGCGTACGCCCCGGACGGCTACGAGCTCCAGGGCTGGCTGGTCCGCCCGGCTGGGCCCGGCCCGCACCCGGTGTTGCTCCAGATCAAGGGGGGCCCGTACACGCAATGGGGCTATACGCTCAACGGCCCCGCCTCCTTCGAGGAGGCGCAGGTCTACGCGGCGGCCGGCTACGCGGTGGTGCTCGGCAACCCGCGCGGCACCTCCGGCTACGGGCAGGCGCACGGCCGGTGGGCCGCCGACGACCTGGCCTTCAAGACCGCTCCCGACCTGCTGGCTCTGCTGGATGCCGCGTTGCAGGAACCGGACCTGGACTCCCGGCGGGTGGGGGTGCAGGGCGGCTCCTTCGGTGGCTACATGTCCGCCTGGCTGGCGGCCCACCACGGCGAGCGGTTCCGGGCGGCGATGGGCGAGCGTGGCTGCTACGCCATCGACAGCCACTTCGGTTCGGCGGATGACGGGGTCAACAACTCGATCGCACTGTACGGGGCGGATCCGAAGCGGTGGTCGGAGATCAGCCCGATCACCTACGTCGACCAGATCGAGATCCCGATGATGTTCATCCAGTCCGAGGAGGACCGGCACACACCGATGGAACAGGCGCAGCGGATGTTCGTGGCGCTGAAGATGCGAGGTGTCCCGGTCGAAATGCTGCTGTTCCCCGGCGAGGGGCACGACATGTCCCGCACCGGTCTGCCCAGCCACCGCGTCGCCCGCTACGAGGCGATTCTCGGCTGGTGGTCCCGCTACATGACCGAGGAGGACGACCGTGCCGCACTCTGA